taatcccagcactttgggatgccaaggcgggtggatcacgaagtcaggagatcgagaccatcctggctaacgcagtgaaaccccgtctctaccaaaaatacaaaaaaattagccaggtgtggtgtcagacgcctgtagtcccagctactcaggaggctgaggcaggagaatggcgtgaacccaggaggcggagcttgcagtgagccaagatggtgccactgcactccagcctgggtggcagggtgagactccgtctcaaaaaaacacaaaaagaaaacctgaTTTAGAGCCCTCCCCACCACAACCCTTACTCCCCCTTGGTTACAGAAAAGAGGTAGAATGATAATATGGTAACGTAACTCTAAACTACTGAGTTACTTAAGTCCCTAGCTGATAAAGCCAGGCAACAAGTTCACTTGCTCTGACCTGCCTTTTGTAAACATTATTAGTTAGAAAATTCAGGGTCAGCGCTATTCAAAGATTCATTTAGCTTAACATTCTTGAACATTAAGCCCAAAGgaataagaataaaacatttaaatgcaAAGTAAATACCCTGCCATTGAAGATAAAAATTTCCTAAATATACTCAGAGGAGTACTTTTCAAGTGATCAAATGGCACAGTACACAAATTCAGCACattatattgaaaataatttatcaaattcCCAAAGGAGACAAATTCACATCTCTTGCATATACTACTAGCAAACGTAAAGCACATCCATCTACAAATAAAAACCATTAAAGTTTTCCCGAAGAAAAATTGTATATATCTTTTTATACGACGATTACAGAAAAAATGAGCTAAAACCGGATGAGTTAAATCACAAACCTGAAACTGTGGAATCGTCATTTCAAAGCACTTGGTCTTTACTTGGCCTGAATGATCTGCCACTTTTAGCATCACTGCAACATAAGGATACTTAAGAGATCTGCAAGTGTCTGAGCTCACAGCCATACCCAGTTTCCACTGAAAATCTACAAGCTTTAATAAGACAGAATAATACATTAGTAGTAACATAACCTGGAATGCagatatttattcaattttactGCACTCATACTCAACTTTTAGTTTCAACGCTGGTCATATTTAAAGAAAGTATCTTCATTTTAATATTGCTAGAGGAACaataatcaaatgaaaaaatgGAGAGGTAATAAGGGATATAAACGCAGTTAGAAAACACCATCGtagttaaaaatggaaaaaagcaaaacgtggggggaaaaaaaaatctcccctCCAATGTATAATGGAAGTGGAAGGAAGATGTGGCAGTATTGGTTTCCTTTAACAGGCTTGGAGTATCTTTTAGTTCACTTTGCTGTTCCATGCTCAAGCCTTCCATTAGCATGTATAGTGATAAGGTAATTTTGGATTTCATCAGTGTTCATGACAGATATACGCCCTGGGTGATGTGCTATGCAGTTTACATGTATTAAATACCTTACTGAATCAACGTAACATTATAGGTTATTGTTTCCACTTTGTAGATGACAAAAGCCAACTTCAGAGAGCTTAGGTAATGGGCATAAGGTCACACATTTCTGGAATCAACTGAAACCAGTCTGTTTGACTCCAAAGATGACATGCTTAGTGACTACTGGTTGCCTCAATACTTTTTAATCTAATTCCTGTCAATGACTGCTAAATGATGCCATGGCATAAAACATGCAGCTGTTAA
The window above is part of the Macaca mulatta isolate MMU2019108-1 chromosome 17, T2T-MMU8v2.0, whole genome shotgun sequence genome. Proteins encoded here:
- the COMMD6 gene encoding COMM domain-containing protein 6 (The RefSeq protein has 1 substitution compared to this genomic sequence), with the protein product MEASSEPPLDAKSEVTNQLVDFQWKLGMAVSSDTCRSLKYPYVAVMLKVADHSGQVKTKCFEMTIPQFQNFYRQFKEIAAVIETV
- the COMMD6 gene encoding COMM domain-containing protein 6 isoform X1, which translates into the protein MAVSSDTCRSLKYPYVAVMLKVADHSGQVKTKCFEMTIPQFQNFYRQFKEIAAVIETV